A genomic stretch from Eptesicus fuscus isolate TK198812 chromosome 15, DD_ASM_mEF_20220401, whole genome shotgun sequence includes:
- the MAN1B1 gene encoding endoplasmic reticulum mannosyl-oligosaccharide 1,2-alpha-mannosidase, giving the protein MYPPAPPAPRRDFISVTLSLDLSDDGSKTRRRRSCWRTWKQLSRLQRNVILFFLAFLLCCGLLSYLSVADQGTAPNGRPAEEQKGRPAQPPVLPAPRKADADPGQGLRPPPQKPQRHVRRGPPNLQIRAPHRDVEDRRQEDGRRRDKAADEALQGEGPPRTVVSWRGAVIEPEPGSDAPSWKAEAPARPSLQAPRIQNQRASPNERQQAVIDAFRHAWAGYRKFAWGHDELKPVSKSFSEWFGLGLTLVDSLDTMWILGLKKEFGEARRWVSEKLQFQKDVDVNLFESTIRILGGLLSAHHLTGDALFLQKAEDFGNRLMPAFRTPSKIPYSDVNIGTGVAHPPWWTSDSTVAEVTSIQLEFRELSRLTGDKKFQEAAEEVTRRVHALSGKKDGLVPMFINTHSGLFTHGGVFTLGARADSYYEYLLKQWIQGQRQDTRLRDDYLEAVEGIRRHLLRRSEPSKLTFVGELAHGRFSAKMDHLVCFLPGTLALGAHYGLPADHMDLARALMDTCYQMNRQMATGLSPEIAHFNLHAQKDQKDVQVKPADRHNLLRPETVESLFYLYRLTGNRTYQDWGWEILQSFNTYTRVPSGGYSSISNVQAPHDPQPRDKMESFFLGETLKYLYLLFSDDRDLLSLDAYVFNTEAHPLPIWAPA; this is encoded by the exons ATGTAtccgcccgcgccgcccgcgccGCGGCGGGACTTCATCTCCGTGACGCTGAGCCTTGACCTGAGCGACGACGGCAGCAAAACCCGGCGGCGCCGCTCGTGCTGGCGG ACATGGAAGCAGCTGTCCAGGCTCCAGCGGAACGTGATCCTCTTCTTCCTGGCCTTCCTGCTGTGCTGTGGGCTCCTGTCCTACCTCAGCGTGGCCGACCAGGGGACAG CCCCGAACGGCAGGCCGGCGGAGGAGCAGAAGGGGAGGCCCGCACAGCCGCCCGTCTTGCCGGCTCCTCGGAAGGCAGATGCCGACCCGGGACAGGGCCTGCGGCCGCCGCCTCAG AAGCCTCAAAGGCACGTGCGGCGGGGCCCCCCCAACCTGCAGATCAGAGCGCCCCACAGAGACGTGGAGGACAGGCGGCAGGAGGACGGCAGGAGGAGGGACAAGGCGGCGGACGAGGCTCTGCAGGGAGAAGGCCCGCCGAGGACGGTCGTCAG CTGGCGGGGAGCAGTGATAGAGCCGGAGCCGGGCTCCGATGCTCCTTCCTGGAAGGCGGAAGCCCCCGCccggccctccctgcaggcccccagGATTCAGAACCAGCGAG CCTCCCCTAACGAGCGCCAGCAGGCCGTCATAGACGCCTTCCGCCACGCGTGGGCCGGATACCGCAAGTTTGCCTGGGGCCACGACGAGCTGAAGCCCGTGTCCAAGTCCTTCAGCGAGTGGTTCGGCCTCGGCCTCACGCTGGTCGACTCCCTGGACACCATGTGGATCCTGGGTCTGAAGAAAG AGTTCGGAGAAGCCAGACGGTGGGTGTCCGAGAAGCTGCAGTTTCAGAAGGACGTGGACGTGAACCTGTTCGAGAGCACCATCCGCATCCTGGGGGGCCTGCTGAGCGCCCACCACCTGACGGGGGACGCGCTCTTCCTGCAGAAAGCT GAAGACTTTGGGAATCGGCTGATGCCTGCGTTCCGGACGCCCTCCAAGATCCCGTACTCGGACGTGAACATCGGCACGGGCGTGGCCCACCCGCCCTGGTGGACGTCCGACAGCACGGTGGCCGAGGTGACCAGCATCCAGCTGGAGTTCCGCGAGCTCTCTCGTCTCACGGGCGACAAGAAGTTCCAG GAGGCCGCGGAGGAGGTGACGCGGCGCGTCCACGCCCTGTCGGGGAAGAAGGACGGGCTGGTGCCCATGTTCATCAACACGCACAGCGGCCTCTTCACCCACGGAGGCGTGTTCACCCTGGGCGCCAGGGCCGACAGCTACTACGAGTACCTGCTGAAGCAGTGGATCCAGGGCCAGCGGCAGGACACGCG GTTGCGGGACGACTACCTGGAGGCCGTCGAGGGGATCAGGAGGCACCTGCTGCGCAGATCGGAGCCCAGCAAGCTCACCTTCGTCGGGGAGCTCGCCCACGGCCGCTTCAGCGCCAAGATG GACCACCTGGTGTGCTTCCTGCCAGGGACGCTGGCCCTGGGCGCCCACTACGGGCTGCCCGCTGACCACATGGACCTGGCCCGGGCACTCATGGACACCTGCTACCAGATGAACAGGCAGATGGCCACGGGGCTAAGCCCCGAGATCGCGCACTTCAACCTGCACGCGCAGAAGGACCAGAAGGATGTGCAGGTCAAG CCGGCCGACAGGCACAACCTCCTGCGCCCCGAGACGGTGGAGAGCCTCTTCTACCTGTACCGCCTCACGGGGAACCGCACCTACCAGGACTGGGGCTGGGAGATCCTGCAGAGCTTCAACACCTACACGCGG GTCCCCTCGGGCGGCTACTCCTCCATCAGCAACGTCCAGGCCCCGCACGACCCGCAGCCCAGGGACAAGATGGAGAGCTTCTTCCTGGGGGAGACGCTCAAGTACCTGTACCTGCTCTTCTCCGACGACAGGGACCTGCTCAGCCTGGACGCCTACGTGTTCAACACGgaggcccaccccctgcccatCTGGGCCCCCGCGTAG
- the UAP1L1 gene encoding UDP-N-acetylhexosamine pyrophosphorylase-like protein 1, which translates to MASERAVRARLQRAGQEHLLRFCAELEPGPRAALLAELAPLEPEALREHCLRAAAACARPPGPPPDLAARLRPLPRERLGSAVRSDPETRRLWEEEGLRQIALNKVAVLLLAGGQGTRLGVTYPKGLYQVGLPSEKTLYQLQAERIRRVEQLAGRRHGTRCTVPWYIMTSEFTLGPTAEFFRERGFFHLDPGNVVMFEQRMLPAVTFDGRAILERKDKVAMAPDGNGGLYRALADHGILEDMERRGVEFVHVYCVDNILVRLADPVFIGFCVLQGADCGAKVVEKACPAEPVGVVCLVDGAPQVVEYSEISPETASLRAPGGGLLYSAGNICNHFFTRSFLQAVTREFEPLLQPHVAVKKVPYVDEEGNPVRPLTPNGIKMEKFVFDVFPFAENFVAFEVLREEEFSPLKNADSADRDNPTTARRALLAQHLRWALQAGARFVDAHGAPLPELASPPSGGEPPAVCEISPLVSYSGEGLEVHLRGREFQSPLILDEHRVGASQP; encoded by the exons ATGGCCTCGGAGCGGGCGGTGCGCGCCCGGCTGCAGCGCGCGGGCCAGGAGCACCTCCTGCGGTTCTGCGCGGAGCTGGAGCCCGGGCCGCGCGCCGCGCTGCTGGCCGAGCTGGCGCCGCTGGAGCCCGAGGCGCTGCGCGAGCACTGCCTGCGCGCGGCCGCCGCCTGTGCGCGCCCCCCGGGGCCCCCGCCCGACCTGGCCGCGCGCCTGCGGCCCCTGCCCCGCGAGCGTTTGGGCAGCGCCGTCCGGAGCGACCCCGAGACGCGGCggctctgggaggaggaag GTTTGCGCCAGATCGCCCTGAACAAGGTGGCGGTGCTGCTGCTGGCTGGCGGGCAGGGCACTCGCCTGGGCGTGACCTACCCCAAGGGCTTGTACCAGGTGGGACTGCCCAGCGAGAAGACCCTGTACCAGCTGCAGGCGGAGCGGATCCGGCGGGTGGAGCAGCTGGCTGGCAGGCGCCACGGGACCCGCTGCACGGTGCCCTG GTACATCATGACGAGCGAGTTCACGCTGGGGCCCACGGCCGAGTTCTTCAGGGAACGTGGCTTCTTCCACCTGGACCCCGGCAACGTGGTCATGTTTGAGCAGCGCATGCTGCCCGCCGTGACCTTCGATGGCAGGGCCATCCTGGAGCGGAAAGACAAGGTTGCCATGGCCCCAG ACGGCAATGGAGGCCTGTACCGTGCGCTGGCCGACCACGGGATCTTGGAGGACATGGAGCGCCGGGGCGTGGAGTTCGTGCACGTGTACTGTGTGGACAACATCCTTGTGCGGCTGGCCGACCCCGTCTTCATCGGCTTCTGTGTGCTGCAGGGCGCGGACTGTGGCGCCAAG GTGGTGGAGAAGGCGTGCCCCGCGGAGCCGGTGGGCGTGGTGTGCCTGGTGGACGGCGCCCCCCAGGTGGTGGAGTACAGCGAGATCAGCCCCGAGACCGCCAGCCTCCGCGCGCCCGGCGGGGGCCTGCTCTACAGCGCGGGCAACATCTGCAACCACTTCTTCACGCGGAGCTTCCTCCAGGCGGTCACCAG GGAGTTCGAGCCCTTGCTGCAGCCGCACGTGGCTGTGAAGAAGGTCCCGTACGTGGACGAGGAGGGGAACCCGGTGAGGCCGCTCACCCCGAACGGGATCAAGATGGAGAAGTTCGTGTTCGACGTGTTCCCGTTCGCTGA GAACTTCGTGGCCTTCGAGGTGCTGCGGGAGGAGGAGTTCTCCCCTCTGAAGAACGCTGACTCGGCCGACAGGGACAACCCCACCACGGCCCGGCGGGCCCTGCTCGCCCAGCACCTCCGCTGGGCCCTGCAGGCAGGGGCCCGCTTCGTGGACGCTCACGGGGCCCCGCTCCCGGAGCTGGCCAG CCCGCCCAGCGGTGGAGAGCCTCCGGCCGTCTGCGAGATCTCGCCGTTGGTGTCCTACTCTGGAGAG GGTCTGGAGGTGCACCTGCGAGGCCGGGAGTTCCAGTCCCCACTCATCCTGGACGAGCACCGGGTCGGGGCATCGCAGCCGTGA
- the SAPCD2 gene encoding suppressor APC domain-containing protein 2, whose translation MAGAAMAEPGRAPPAAPAEPGTEGLPRAFLQSLRTLFDILDDRRRGYVHLREIESRWRGADTRELPRGVLQGLRQVAPASGYLTFERFVAGLRASLGSADDGPRGPARAPARGGGPARPGGQPPPPPPPPQRLVFASAEEPRTILERKPLPLGARPPAVGPGGAARSLEKLCVPAEAAPGLAEPERPQGPALERSPSSDAGAVTCRAWELGVGDPRRAPRARGERRRHTITNGVDCELLKQMAELEQEKEVLLQGLQMMARGRDWYQQQLQRVQERQRRLGQSRASAEFGAEGSPRPLGRLLPKVQEVARCLGELLAAACAGTALPSASSGPPCPALAPASPSAPGWQQQTILMLKEQNRLLTQEVTDKSERITQLEQEKSALIKQLFEARALSQQDAGPLDSTFI comes from the exons ATGGCCGGAGCCGCGATGGCCGAGCCGGGCCGcgcgccgcccgccgcgcccgccgAGCCCGGCACCGAGGGGCTGCCGCGCGCCTTCCTGCAGAGCCTGCGCACCCTCTTCGACATCCTGGACGACCGGCGGCGCGGCTACGTGCACCTGCGCGAGATCGAGTCCCGCTGGCGGGGCGCCGACACGCGCGAGCTGCCCCGCGGCGTGCTCCAGGGCCTGCGCCAGGTGGCCCCGGCCAGCGGCTACCTGACCTTCGAGCGCTTCGTGGCGGGTCTGCGCGCCTCGCTGGGCAGCGCCGACGACGGCCCGCGGGGCCCGGCGCGCGCCCCGGCCCGGGGAGGCGGCCCCGCGCGGCCCGGGggccagccgccgccgccgccgccgcccccgcagcGCCTGGTGTTCGCGTCCGCCGAGGAGCCGCGGACCATCCTGGAGCGGAAGCCCCTGCCGCTGGGCGCGCGCCCCCCGGCGGTCGGCCCCGGCGGCGCGGCCCGGAGCCTGGAGAAGCTGTGCGTCCCGGCGGAGGCGGCGCCCGGCCTCGCGGAGCCCGAGCGGCCGCAGGGCCCGGCGCTGGAGCGGAGCCCGAGCTCGGACGCGG gtgcagtgacctgcagggcctgggagctgggcgtggGGGACCCCCGGCGGGCCCCCCGAGCCCGGGGCGAGCGTCGGAGGCACACCATCACAAACGGAGTGGACTGTGAGCTG CTGAAGCAGATGGCggagctggagcaggagaaggaggtgCTGCTGCAGGGCCTGCAGATGATGGCCCGGGGCCGAGACTGGtaccagcagcagctgcagcgcGTGCAGGAGCGCCAGCGCCGCCTGGGCCAGAGCCGGGCCAGCGCC GAGTttggggctgaggggagcccccgCCCGCTGGGGCGGCTGCTGCCCAAGGTGCAGGAGGTGGCCCGCTGCCTGGGCGAGCTGCTGGCTGCGGCCTGTGCCGGCACG GCTCTGCCCTCGGCCTCCTCGGGGCCCCCGTGCCCCGCCCTGGCCCCCGCCTCACCCTCGGCGCCTGGCTGGCAGCAGCAGACCATCCTGATGCTGAAAGAGCAGAACCGCCTCCTCACGCAG GAGGTGACGGACAAGAGCGAGCGGATCACGCAGCTGGAGCAGGAGAAGTCCGCCCTCATCAAGCAGCTGTTTGAGGCGCGCGCCCTCAGCCAGCAGGACGCCGGGCCCCTGGACTCCACCTTCATCTGA
- the ENTPD2 gene encoding ectonucleoside triphosphate diphosphohydrolase 2 produces the protein MAGKLLSLLPPALLAAAGLAGLLLLCVPTRDVREPPALKYGIVLDAGSSHTSMFIYKWPADKENDTGIVGQHSSCDVRGGGISSYADNPSGAGRSLVECLDQALRDVPGERHAGTPLYLGATAGMRLLNLTSPEASASVLAAVTQTLTQYPFDFRGARILSGQDEGVFGWVTANYLLENFIKYGWAGRWFRPKKGTLGAMDLGGASTQLTFEAASPAEDPASEVQLRLYGQQYRVYTHSFLCYGRDQVLQRLLASVLQTHSLHPCWPRGYSTHVLLRDVYESPCTAAQRPPTLNSSAGVSLNGSGDPALCRGLVSGLFDLASCPFSRCSFNGVFQPPVAGDFIAFSAFFYTVDFLRTAMGLPVATLQQLEAAVVTVCNQTWSELQARAPGVGARLPNYCPVAMFVQQLLSRGYRFDEHAFSRVTFQKKAGDTAVGWALGYMLNLTNMIPADPPGLRKATDLGSWVALLLLFAALLLAALVLLLRRARSAKSPSAI, from the exons ATGGCCGGGAAGCTGCTGTCGCTGCTGCCGCCGGCGCTGCTGGCCGCCGCGGGCCTGGCCGGCCTCCTGCTGCTGTGCGTCCCCACCCGCGACGTCCGGGAGCCGCCCGCCCTCAAG tacgGCATCGTCCTGGACGCGGGCTCCTCCCACACGTCCATGTTCATCTACAAGTGGCCGGCGGACAAGGAGAACGACACGGGCATCGTGGGCCAGCACAGCTCCTGCGACGTGCGCG GTGGCGGCATCTCCAGCTACGCAGACAACCCCTCGGGCGCCGGCCGGAGTCTCGTTGAGTGCCTGGACCAGGCGCTGCGGGACGTGCCCGGGGAGAGGCACGCGGGCACGCCCCTCTACCTGGGAGCCACGGCGGGCATGCGCCTGCTCAA TCTGACCAGCCCAGAGGCCTCGGCCAGCGTGCTGGCGGCCGTGACGCAGACGCTGACCCAGTACCCCTTCGACTTCCGTGGCGCCCGGATCCTGTCCGGCCAGGACGAGGGCGTGTTTGGCTGGGTGACCGCCAACTACCTGCTGGAGAACTTCATCAAG TACGGCTGGGCCGGCCGGTGGTTCCGGCCGAAGAAGGGGACGCTGGGGGCCATGGACCTGGGAGGCGCCTCCACGCAGCTCACCTTCGAGGCGGCCAGCCCCGCCGAGGACCCGGCCAGTGAAGTCCAGCTGCGGCTCTACGGCCAGCAGTACCGCGTCTACACCCACAGCTTCCTCTGCTACGGCCGCGACCAGGTCCTCCAGAGGCTGCTGGCCAGTGTGCTCCAG acccacagcctcCACCCCTGCTGGCCGCGGGGCTACTCCACTCACGTGCTGCTCCGGGACGTGTATGAGTCGCCATGCACCGCCGCCCAGCGGCCCCCGACCCTCAACAGCAGCGCCGGGGTCAGCCTGAACGGGAGCGGCGACCCCGCCCTCTGCCGCGGCCTGGTCTCCGGGCTCTTCGACCTCGCGTCCTGCCCCTTCTCCCGATGCTCCTTCAACGGCGTCTTCCAGCCGCCCGTGGCCGGCGACTTCATC gccTTCTCCGCTTTCTTCTACACTGTGGACTTCCTGCGGACGGCGATGGGGCTGCCCGTGGCCACCCTGCAGCAGCTGGAGGCCGCCGTGGTCACCGTCTGCAACCAGACGTGGAGTGAG CTGCAGGCCCGGGCACCGGGGGTGGGGGCCCGCCTGCCCAACTACTGCCCCGTGGCCATGTTCGTGCAGCAGCTGCTGAGCCGGGGCTACCGCTTCGACGAGCACGCCTTCAGCCGGGTGACCTTCCAGAAGAAG GCCGGGGACACGGCGGTCGGCTGGGCGCTGGGCTACATGCTGAACCTCACCAACATGATCCCCGCCGACCCGCCGGGGCTGCGCAAGGCCACGGACCTCGGCTCCTGGGTggccctcctcctgctcttcGCGGCCCTGCTCCTGGCCGCGCTGGTCCTGCTGCTGCGCAGGGCGCGGTCCGCCAAGTCGCCCAGCGCCATCTAG
- the NPDC1 gene encoding neural proliferation differentiation and control protein 1 isoform X1: MATPVPPPSPRHLRLLRLLLSGLVLGAALRGAAAGPPDGATCPGSLDCALKRRARCPPGAHACGPCLQPFREDRLGLCVPRVHRPVGPPPQPRLEDDIDFLAQELARQEAGRWKLTALSQPEAPLRLLEPAATLGLSARGQGPGLGLPSTRGAPAPTPRTSLSSPVSSGPVHMSPLEPRAGHLDGLALVLILACSVAGVAALAVAAFCWCRLQRDIRLTQKTDYAAPQATSSPTTPRISPGDQRLAHSAEVYHYQHQRQQMRCLDRVGRTGRSPHRHKEPPKELDSASSDEENDDGDFTVYECPGLAPTGEMEVRNPLFDHSSLAAPPLPPPPPQ, encoded by the exons ATGGCGACGCCcgtgcccccgccctccccgcggcACCTGCggctgctgcggctgctgctcTCCGGCCTCGTCCTCGGCGCCGCCCTGCGCGGGGCCGCGGCCGGTCCCCCGG ATGGGGCCACCTGTCCCGGCAGCCTGGACTGCGCCCTGAAGAGGCGGGCACGGTGCCCCCCAGGGGCTCACGCCTGCGGGCCCTGCCTTCAGCCCTTCCGGGAGGACCGCCTCGGGCTCTGCGTGCCCCGGGTGCACCGGCCTGTGG ggcccccgccccagcccagacTGGAGGATGACATTGACTTCCTGGCCCAGGAGTTGGCCCGGCAGGAGGCCGGGCGCTGGAAGCTCACAGCCCTGTCCCAGCCGGAGGCGCCCCTTCGGCTGCTGGAGCCTG CAGCCACCCTGGGGCTCTCAGCAAGAGGCCAGGGCCCcggcctgggcctcccctccacccgggGAGCCCCCGCGCCCACACCCCGCACCTCCCTGAGCTCGCCGGTGTCCTCCGGGCCTGTGCACATGTCGCCCCTGGAGCCCCGGGCTGGGCACCTGGACGGCCTCGCCCTCG TGCTCATCCTGGCGTGCTCCGTGGCCGGCGTGGCCGCCCTGGCTGTGGCTGCTTTCTGCTGGTGCAG GCTCCAGCGAGACATCCGCCTGACCCAGAAGACGGACTACGCGGCCCCACAGGCGACCAGCTCCCCCACCACGCCCAGGATCTCG cctggGGACCAGCGGCTGGCGCACAGCGCCGAGGTGTACCACTACCAGCACCAGAGGCAGCAGATGCGGTGCCTGGACCG GGTGGGGAGGACCGGCCGTTCGCCCCACAGGCATAAAGAGCCCCCCAAGGAGCTGGACTCGGCCTCCTCGGACGAGGAGAACGACGACGGGGACTTCACGGTGTATGAGTGCCCCGGCCTGGCCCCG ACAGGGGAGATGGAGGTGCGCAACCCGCTGTTCGACCACTCCTCCCTGGCCGcgcccccgctgcccccgccgccgccgcagtgA
- the NPDC1 gene encoding neural proliferation differentiation and control protein 1 isoform X2 codes for MATPVPPPSPRHLRLLRLLLSGLVLGAALRGAAAGPPDGATCPGSLDCALKRRARCPPGAHACGPCLQPFREDRLGLCVPRVHRPVGPPPQPRLEDDIDFLAQELARQEAGRWKLTALSQPEAPLRLLEPATLGLSARGQGPGLGLPSTRGAPAPTPRTSLSSPVSSGPVHMSPLEPRAGHLDGLALVLILACSVAGVAALAVAAFCWCRLQRDIRLTQKTDYAAPQATSSPTTPRISPGDQRLAHSAEVYHYQHQRQQMRCLDRVGRTGRSPHRHKEPPKELDSASSDEENDDGDFTVYECPGLAPTGEMEVRNPLFDHSSLAAPPLPPPPPQ; via the exons ATGGCGACGCCcgtgcccccgccctccccgcggcACCTGCggctgctgcggctgctgctcTCCGGCCTCGTCCTCGGCGCCGCCCTGCGCGGGGCCGCGGCCGGTCCCCCGG ATGGGGCCACCTGTCCCGGCAGCCTGGACTGCGCCCTGAAGAGGCGGGCACGGTGCCCCCCAGGGGCTCACGCCTGCGGGCCCTGCCTTCAGCCCTTCCGGGAGGACCGCCTCGGGCTCTGCGTGCCCCGGGTGCACCGGCCTGTGG ggcccccgccccagcccagacTGGAGGATGACATTGACTTCCTGGCCCAGGAGTTGGCCCGGCAGGAGGCCGGGCGCTGGAAGCTCACAGCCCTGTCCCAGCCGGAGGCGCCCCTTCGGCTGCTGGAGCCTG CCACCCTGGGGCTCTCAGCAAGAGGCCAGGGCCCcggcctgggcctcccctccacccgggGAGCCCCCGCGCCCACACCCCGCACCTCCCTGAGCTCGCCGGTGTCCTCCGGGCCTGTGCACATGTCGCCCCTGGAGCCCCGGGCTGGGCACCTGGACGGCCTCGCCCTCG TGCTCATCCTGGCGTGCTCCGTGGCCGGCGTGGCCGCCCTGGCTGTGGCTGCTTTCTGCTGGTGCAG GCTCCAGCGAGACATCCGCCTGACCCAGAAGACGGACTACGCGGCCCCACAGGCGACCAGCTCCCCCACCACGCCCAGGATCTCG cctggGGACCAGCGGCTGGCGCACAGCGCCGAGGTGTACCACTACCAGCACCAGAGGCAGCAGATGCGGTGCCTGGACCG GGTGGGGAGGACCGGCCGTTCGCCCCACAGGCATAAAGAGCCCCCCAAGGAGCTGGACTCGGCCTCCTCGGACGAGGAGAACGACGACGGGGACTTCACGGTGTATGAGTGCCCCGGCCTGGCCCCG ACAGGGGAGATGGAGGTGCGCAACCCGCTGTTCGACCACTCCTCCCTGGCCGcgcccccgctgcccccgccgccgccgcagtgA
- the NPDC1 gene encoding neural proliferation differentiation and control protein 1 isoform X4, translating into MATPVPPPSPRHLRLLRLLLSGLVLGAALRGAAAGPPDGATCPGSLDCALKRRARCPPGAHACGPCLQPFREDRLGLCVPRVHRPVGPPPQPRLEDDIDFLAQELARQEAGRWKLTALSQPEAPLRLLEPATLGLSARGQGPGLGLPSTRGAPAPTPRTSLSSPVSSGPVHMSPLEPRAGHLDGLALVLILACSVAGVAALAVAAFCWCRLQRDIRLTQKTDYAAPQATSSPTTPRISPGDQRLAHSAEVYHYQHQRQQMRCLDRHKEPPKELDSASSDEENDDGDFTVYECPGLAPTGEMEVRNPLFDHSSLAAPPLPPPPPQ; encoded by the exons ATGGCGACGCCcgtgcccccgccctccccgcggcACCTGCggctgctgcggctgctgctcTCCGGCCTCGTCCTCGGCGCCGCCCTGCGCGGGGCCGCGGCCGGTCCCCCGG ATGGGGCCACCTGTCCCGGCAGCCTGGACTGCGCCCTGAAGAGGCGGGCACGGTGCCCCCCAGGGGCTCACGCCTGCGGGCCCTGCCTTCAGCCCTTCCGGGAGGACCGCCTCGGGCTCTGCGTGCCCCGGGTGCACCGGCCTGTGG ggcccccgccccagcccagacTGGAGGATGACATTGACTTCCTGGCCCAGGAGTTGGCCCGGCAGGAGGCCGGGCGCTGGAAGCTCACAGCCCTGTCCCAGCCGGAGGCGCCCCTTCGGCTGCTGGAGCCTG CCACCCTGGGGCTCTCAGCAAGAGGCCAGGGCCCcggcctgggcctcccctccacccgggGAGCCCCCGCGCCCACACCCCGCACCTCCCTGAGCTCGCCGGTGTCCTCCGGGCCTGTGCACATGTCGCCCCTGGAGCCCCGGGCTGGGCACCTGGACGGCCTCGCCCTCG TGCTCATCCTGGCGTGCTCCGTGGCCGGCGTGGCCGCCCTGGCTGTGGCTGCTTTCTGCTGGTGCAG GCTCCAGCGAGACATCCGCCTGACCCAGAAGACGGACTACGCGGCCCCACAGGCGACCAGCTCCCCCACCACGCCCAGGATCTCG cctggGGACCAGCGGCTGGCGCACAGCGCCGAGGTGTACCACTACCAGCACCAGAGGCAGCAGATGCGGTGCCTGGACCG GCATAAAGAGCCCCCCAAGGAGCTGGACTCGGCCTCCTCGGACGAGGAGAACGACGACGGGGACTTCACGGTGTATGAGTGCCCCGGCCTGGCCCCG ACAGGGGAGATGGAGGTGCGCAACCCGCTGTTCGACCACTCCTCCCTGGCCGcgcccccgctgcccccgccgccgccgcagtgA
- the NPDC1 gene encoding neural proliferation differentiation and control protein 1 isoform X3, with amino-acid sequence MATPVPPPSPRHLRLLRLLLSGLVLGAALRGAAAGPPDGATCPGSLDCALKRRARCPPGAHACGPCLQPFREDRLGLCVPRVHRPVGPPPQPRLEDDIDFLAQELARQEAGRWKLTALSQPEAPLRLLEPAATLGLSARGQGPGLGLPSTRGAPAPTPRTSLSSPVSSGPVHMSPLEPRAGHLDGLALVLILACSVAGVAALAVAAFCWCRLQRDIRLTQKTDYAAPQATSSPTTPRISPGDQRLAHSAEVYHYQHQRQQMRCLDRHKEPPKELDSASSDEENDDGDFTVYECPGLAPTGEMEVRNPLFDHSSLAAPPLPPPPPQ; translated from the exons ATGGCGACGCCcgtgcccccgccctccccgcggcACCTGCggctgctgcggctgctgctcTCCGGCCTCGTCCTCGGCGCCGCCCTGCGCGGGGCCGCGGCCGGTCCCCCGG ATGGGGCCACCTGTCCCGGCAGCCTGGACTGCGCCCTGAAGAGGCGGGCACGGTGCCCCCCAGGGGCTCACGCCTGCGGGCCCTGCCTTCAGCCCTTCCGGGAGGACCGCCTCGGGCTCTGCGTGCCCCGGGTGCACCGGCCTGTGG ggcccccgccccagcccagacTGGAGGATGACATTGACTTCCTGGCCCAGGAGTTGGCCCGGCAGGAGGCCGGGCGCTGGAAGCTCACAGCCCTGTCCCAGCCGGAGGCGCCCCTTCGGCTGCTGGAGCCTG CAGCCACCCTGGGGCTCTCAGCAAGAGGCCAGGGCCCcggcctgggcctcccctccacccgggGAGCCCCCGCGCCCACACCCCGCACCTCCCTGAGCTCGCCGGTGTCCTCCGGGCCTGTGCACATGTCGCCCCTGGAGCCCCGGGCTGGGCACCTGGACGGCCTCGCCCTCG TGCTCATCCTGGCGTGCTCCGTGGCCGGCGTGGCCGCCCTGGCTGTGGCTGCTTTCTGCTGGTGCAG GCTCCAGCGAGACATCCGCCTGACCCAGAAGACGGACTACGCGGCCCCACAGGCGACCAGCTCCCCCACCACGCCCAGGATCTCG cctggGGACCAGCGGCTGGCGCACAGCGCCGAGGTGTACCACTACCAGCACCAGAGGCAGCAGATGCGGTGCCTGGACCG GCATAAAGAGCCCCCCAAGGAGCTGGACTCGGCCTCCTCGGACGAGGAGAACGACGACGGGGACTTCACGGTGTATGAGTGCCCCGGCCTGGCCCCG ACAGGGGAGATGGAGGTGCGCAACCCGCTGTTCGACCACTCCTCCCTGGCCGcgcccccgctgcccccgccgccgccgcagtgA